The following coding sequences are from one Rhodobiaceae bacterium window:
- the bamA gene encoding outer membrane protein assembly factor BamA produces MRRMTRMTDMRNSLQTKMMLPLACAFSLASATLWVPTVHAAEPAFDSIQVATNDVISSIVVEGNQRIEAETVRSYMVFKQGDVYDDEKVDQSLKTLFGTGLFADVTIRREGTRLIIAIAENPVINRVAFEGNSAVNDDALETEVQLKPRTIYTRAKVQGDVQRIVDVMRRSGRFSATVEPKVIQLPQNRVDLVFEIDEGPVTKIGGINFIGNQEFSDGRLREIIATAESAWWKFLSSSDNYDPDRLAFDRELLRRHYLSEGFADFQVVSAVADLSRDGEEFFITFTLEEGEKYTFGPSEVTTELDKLDVEKLNSLILTLEGDTYNAGLIDKTVDALTFEAGTKGYAFSEVRPRVRRDKETLIAAVTYRITEGPRAYVERINIDGNLRTLDRVIRREMRMAEGDAFNRVLLERSEKSIRALGFFSAVEVTEEPGSAPDQTVINVAVQEQSTGELSLGFGFSSADSALADISLTERNFMGKGQLLRLRLALSGTSQQIDLRFTEPYFLGRDLVAGVDVFGIENDFQDESGFDERVTGFGFRFGFPLSENGRILTRYALRREEITNLTTAARAFIQPRDEIKSSVGYTYYLDRRNDPVDPTGGWDLEIDQEFAGVGGSVRYVRNEIIARTYYEITEEFLASFRLKAGSIEGIGQDVNISDRFFIGGSDFRGFERSGVGPRDLVSDNALGAQAYAVGSAEITFPNFLPEALDITTSLFSDVGVVGLADQQNIGTLVIAEDDLTPRVTAGISIYWQSPFGPVRVDLSQAIQKEDYDKTEAFRFSAGTRF; encoded by the coding sequence ATGAGGCGTATGACGCGAATGACAGATATGAGAAATAGTCTCCAGACGAAAATGATGCTGCCACTTGCATGCGCCTTTTCGCTGGCTAGCGCGACCTTATGGGTACCCACGGTTCATGCAGCAGAACCTGCATTCGATTCAATTCAGGTGGCGACAAACGACGTCATCTCTAGCATTGTTGTTGAGGGCAATCAGCGCATCGAGGCTGAGACCGTGCGCTCTTACATGGTCTTCAAGCAAGGCGATGTGTATGACGACGAGAAGGTTGACCAATCTCTCAAAACACTATTCGGAACCGGGCTTTTTGCGGATGTGACCATTCGCCGGGAAGGCACTCGACTCATCATAGCGATTGCAGAGAACCCCGTAATTAACCGTGTTGCTTTTGAAGGCAACAGTGCGGTGAATGACGACGCGCTTGAGACCGAGGTTCAGCTTAAGCCCCGCACGATCTACACTCGCGCAAAGGTGCAGGGTGATGTTCAACGCATCGTTGACGTTATGCGGCGGTCTGGTCGCTTCTCCGCGACTGTTGAGCCAAAGGTCATCCAACTTCCTCAGAACCGGGTCGACTTGGTGTTCGAAATTGATGAGGGACCTGTCACTAAGATCGGTGGCATTAACTTCATCGGAAACCAAGAATTCTCAGACGGACGTCTTCGCGAAATTATCGCTACCGCTGAATCTGCTTGGTGGAAGTTTTTGTCTAGTTCAGACAATTACGATCCAGACAGACTCGCATTCGACCGAGAGCTTCTAAGGCGTCATTACCTGTCAGAAGGGTTCGCCGATTTTCAGGTGGTCTCAGCTGTTGCCGATTTAAGTCGAGATGGCGAAGAGTTTTTCATCACCTTCACTTTGGAAGAGGGTGAAAAGTATACCTTCGGGCCATCTGAGGTGACGACGGAGTTGGACAAGCTGGATGTTGAAAAACTGAACTCTCTGATTCTGACACTCGAAGGTGACACATATAATGCCGGTCTGATCGACAAGACCGTTGATGCGTTGACATTTGAGGCTGGCACCAAAGGATATGCATTTTCGGAAGTGCGTCCCCGTGTGCGCCGGGACAAAGAGACGCTCATTGCTGCTGTTACTTACCGGATAACAGAAGGACCTCGCGCCTATGTAGAGCGCATTAATATTGATGGAAACCTGCGTACGCTCGACCGGGTTATTCGCCGTGAAATGCGGATGGCCGAGGGGGATGCGTTTAACCGGGTCCTACTGGAGAGATCAGAAAAGAGTATTCGAGCGCTTGGTTTCTTCTCTGCGGTGGAAGTTACAGAAGAACCTGGCTCCGCACCTGACCAGACGGTTATTAACGTTGCTGTTCAGGAGCAATCTACTGGCGAGCTATCGCTCGGTTTTGGATTTTCGTCTGCTGACAGTGCGCTTGCTGATATTAGTCTGACGGAACGCAACTTCATGGGTAAGGGGCAGCTCTTGCGGTTGAGGCTCGCGCTTTCTGGAACAAGCCAACAAATTGACCTCCGTTTCACTGAGCCTTACTTCCTAGGCCGAGACTTGGTCGCCGGGGTTGACGTTTTCGGTATTGAGAATGATTTCCAAGATGAATCGGGCTTTGATGAGCGGGTTACAGGTTTTGGGTTCCGCTTTGGGTTTCCGCTCTCTGAAAATGGAAGAATACTCACCCGTTATGCGCTTCGTCGCGAAGAAATCACCAACCTGACGACGGCTGCGCGAGCCTTCATTCAACCGCGCGATGAGATCAAATCGTCGGTTGGGTACACATACTATCTGGACAGAAGAAACGATCCCGTTGACCCCACCGGTGGTTGGGATCTAGAAATTGATCAGGAATTTGCAGGGGTTGGCGGTTCTGTACGCTATGTGCGAAACGAGATCATCGCACGCACGTACTATGAAATCACCGAAGAGTTCTTGGCAAGCTTTCGCCTCAAAGCGGGATCAATCGAAGGCATCGGACAGGATGTAAATATCTCAGACCGCTTCTTTATCGGCGGGTCTGATTTCCGTGGCTTTGAGCGTTCTGGAGTTGGACCACGCGACCTCGTATCTGACAATGCGCTCGGGGCACAGGCCTACGCTGTAGGTAGTGCGGAGATTACCTTCCCGAACTTTTTACCCGAAGCACTGGATATCACGACAAGTCTTTTCTCCGACGTGGGAGTCGTTGGTCTGGCAGACCAGCAAAATATCGGGACGCTGGTTATAGCTGAGGACGATCTCACGCCTCGGGTTACTGCCGGGATCAGTATTTATTGGCAATCGCCATTTGGCCCAGTCAGGGTCGATTTGAGCCAAGCAATCCAAAAAGAAGACTACGATAAAACGGAAGCTTTCAGGTTCTCAGCGGGTACGCGTTTCTAA
- a CDS encoding outer membrane protein (OmpH-like): MYFYKAAKQFAAAFILMSAVLAMQVGISTSAQAEKAPTVILIVDMAGLFTNSDVGQDVARQVQELASALQQEDLTTRQALAAEAEGIREKRADFTPDELQAKAADLQQRQQTHVQKVAVRQQGIQLGRAQANNQIAEVIKPIFSELLQKHNAGLLIDQANVLAGGLDLNITAEAMALLNQRLSKLTVTPVNPDTSGQ; encoded by the coding sequence ATGTATTTCTATAAAGCAGCAAAACAATTTGCCGCGGCTTTCATTTTGATGTCCGCTGTGCTGGCTATGCAGGTGGGGATCAGCACATCTGCACAGGCGGAGAAGGCACCAACTGTCATTCTGATCGTGGATATGGCTGGATTGTTCACCAATTCTGATGTGGGACAAGACGTTGCGCGTCAGGTGCAGGAATTGGCATCAGCGCTTCAACAGGAAGACTTAACGACGAGACAGGCTCTTGCGGCTGAGGCAGAAGGTATTCGAGAGAAACGAGCAGACTTCACCCCAGATGAGCTGCAGGCAAAAGCAGCTGATCTTCAGCAGCGCCAACAAACACATGTTCAAAAGGTTGCAGTGCGTCAACAGGGCATTCAGCTCGGGCGGGCACAGGCAAACAATCAAATCGCCGAGGTGATCAAACCTATATTTAGCGAGCTGCTACAGAAGCATAATGCTGGCCTTTTGATTGATCAGGCAAATGTACTCGCTGGCGGCTTGGATCTGAATATTACCGCGGAAGCCATGGCGCTGTTAAATCAACGGCTGTCAAAGCTGACGGTGACACCAGTGAACCCAGATACATCTGGCCAATAG
- the lpxD gene encoding UDP-3-O-acylglucosamine N-acyltransferase, translating to MADLRFFEKEGPFSLGELASRIEATVHEGSDETISIVDVAPLDSAGADEIAFLDNPKYVPAFEATKASACIVGRKFVEKAPAGVALLVSDQPYRSYALAAQCFYPTSCRPSDTFGDASTVSPAAHIHPSAKVNEGATIEPGAVVSAECEIGSGAVIASCAVVTRGTTVGRDSYVGPGASISHAHIGDRVTIHAGVRIGQDGFGFAMGLPTHEKIPQLGRVIVQDDVEIGANTTIDRGAGPDTIIGAGTKIDNLVQIGHNVVIGQGCIIVAQCGLSGSGEFGDYVALGARVGTIGHIKIGDGVQIAARSSVIHDIPAGQRWGGTPAKPVREWQRELIALQRMAKDYGKKKGSNA from the coding sequence ATGGCTGATCTTCGCTTCTTTGAAAAAGAGGGACCGTTTTCACTTGGAGAACTGGCATCGCGCATTGAAGCAACAGTGCACGAAGGATCTGATGAAACCATCTCCATCGTTGATGTCGCGCCACTCGACTCAGCGGGGGCGGACGAGATCGCATTTCTCGACAATCCGAAATATGTCCCAGCGTTTGAAGCAACTAAAGCAAGTGCATGTATCGTCGGCCGGAAGTTTGTAGAAAAGGCTCCGGCGGGTGTGGCGCTGTTGGTGAGCGATCAGCCATACCGATCCTATGCGCTTGCTGCGCAGTGCTTCTACCCAACAAGCTGCCGCCCTTCAGATACTTTTGGTGATGCATCAACTGTCAGTCCAGCTGCCCATATTCACCCTTCGGCAAAGGTGAATGAAGGTGCGACGATCGAGCCCGGCGCCGTGGTGAGCGCAGAGTGTGAAATTGGGTCAGGGGCGGTGATTGCGTCCTGCGCGGTGGTAACCAGGGGAACCACTGTTGGAAGAGACAGCTATGTTGGACCGGGGGCTTCCATATCCCATGCCCATATTGGAGATCGAGTCACTATTCATGCTGGTGTGCGTATCGGTCAGGACGGTTTCGGTTTTGCGATGGGCTTGCCGACACACGAGAAAATTCCACAACTTGGCCGTGTGATTGTGCAGGACGATGTTGAGATTGGCGCGAACACGACGATAGACCGGGGTGCAGGGCCTGACACAATCATTGGTGCGGGAACAAAAATCGATAATCTCGTTCAGATTGGCCACAATGTGGTCATCGGACAAGGGTGCATTATTGTTGCTCAATGTGGTCTGTCAGGTAGTGGTGAGTTTGGTGATTATGTAGCTCTGGGAGCTCGCGTTGGAACGATCGGCCACATCAAAATCGGTGATGGAGTCCAGATCGCAGCGAGGTCGAGCGTTATTCATGATATTCCAGCGGGGCAGCGCTGGGGTGGCACACCCGCCAAGCCTGTCAGGGAATGGCAGCGCGAGCTGATCGCGTTGCAACGAATGGCGAAAGACTACGGAAAAAAGAAAGGTTCGAACGCCTGA
- the fabZ gene encoding 3-hydroxyacyl-[acyl-carrier-protein] dehydratase FabZ, with protein MTETTSELKEESVRELGSADINRVMELLPHRYPMLLIDKIRDMDGCESAVGVKNVTINDPYFQGHFPGHPVFPGVLIVEAMAQTAGALVIHGTEGDAGKKIVYFMAIDKAKFRKPVVPGDQLELHVSKLQNRGPVWKFRGIAKVDGAVVAEADYAAMIRDAEEGE; from the coding sequence ATGACTGAGACGACAAGTGAGCTAAAAGAAGAAAGTGTCAGAGAATTGGGGTCTGCGGACATAAACCGAGTGATGGAGTTACTCCCCCATCGCTATCCAATGCTTTTGATCGACAAAATTCGTGACATGGATGGTTGTGAATCCGCTGTGGGCGTAAAAAATGTCACGATTAACGACCCCTATTTCCAAGGGCACTTTCCAGGACATCCTGTTTTCCCTGGTGTGCTAATTGTTGAAGCCATGGCTCAGACGGCCGGAGCGCTTGTAATTCATGGAACAGAAGGCGACGCTGGGAAGAAGATCGTCTACTTTATGGCGATTGATAAAGCGAAGTTCCGCAAACCCGTAGTGCCTGGCGATCAGTTGGAGTTGCACGTGTCCAAGTTGCAGAACCGTGGACCTGTTTGGAAGTTCCGTGGAATTGCAAAAGTGGATGGCGCGGTTGTTGCCGAAGCGGATTATGCAGCCATGATCCGTGACGCAGAAGAGGGCGAATGA
- the lpxA gene encoding acyl-[acyl-carrier-protein]--UDP-N-acetylglucosamine O-acyltransferase, whose protein sequence is MTEVHQTAIVDASAELASDVVVGPYSIVGPRVRLEDGVKLHSHVVVEGKTSVGSRTEIFPFASIGQPPQDLKYEGEESELIVGSDNMIREHVTMNSGTEGGGLITEVGNNCAFLTGAHVGHDTKVGNGVVLSNNVMLAGHCIIDDFVIVSGGAGVHQFTRIGKHSFIGGMSGVENDVIPYGMVLGNRARLAGLNVIGMKRRGFEREQIHALRAAYRMLFAEEGTLRERVEDVAALFSEQQDVMDIIGFIKAETSRSICMPRAAADD, encoded by the coding sequence ATGACCGAAGTTCACCAAACAGCAATTGTCGATGCTTCTGCAGAGCTGGCATCTGATGTTGTTGTCGGACCCTATTCAATTGTAGGCCCCCGCGTACGCCTGGAAGATGGCGTGAAATTGCACTCGCATGTTGTTGTGGAGGGAAAAACCAGTGTGGGTTCCCGCACAGAAATATTTCCTTTTGCCTCAATCGGACAGCCACCGCAGGACTTGAAATACGAAGGCGAGGAGAGTGAGCTCATCGTCGGGTCTGACAACATGATCCGAGAGCATGTAACGATGAACTCAGGTACCGAAGGCGGCGGTCTGATAACAGAGGTTGGCAACAACTGTGCCTTTTTGACCGGTGCACATGTGGGGCACGACACAAAGGTGGGGAACGGTGTCGTCCTGTCCAACAACGTCATGCTTGCCGGCCATTGCATCATAGATGATTTCGTCATCGTGAGCGGCGGTGCCGGCGTGCATCAATTCACCCGGATCGGGAAGCACTCTTTCATTGGTGGCATGAGTGGTGTGGAGAATGACGTCATTCCCTACGGCATGGTGTTGGGAAACCGAGCACGTCTCGCAGGCTTGAACGTGATTGGAATGAAACGGCGTGGCTTTGAAAGAGAACAAATACACGCGCTTCGTGCAGCCTACCGAATGCTCTTTGCAGAAGAGGGAACGCTGCGTGAGCGCGTTGAAGACGTGGCGGCTCTGTTTAGTGAGCAGCAAGATGTTATGGATATCATTGGCTTCATCAAAGCTGAGACAAGCAGATCTATTTGTATGCCGCGGGCTGCGGCAGATGACTAA
- a CDS encoding hypothetical protein (protein of unknown function (DUF1009)), giving the protein MSASRPEKSALGIVAGGGQLPSIVAEAAVAEGRPVFIVGIKGWSDAAITEFPHAWVRYGALGKTIELLKQAGCRDLVMIGPLDRPTLFNFRPDMTVLRSLVRVLGLLRRGDDGLLSGTVRYFEETHGFHIRPAEEVAAELVAPAGSLTVIKPSLADETDIQLAIEVVRERGAKDLGQGAVIAGGQILDVEDNTGTDEMLNRVARLPGRPGKSGVLVKLPKPGQERRIDLPTLGLTTVENAAAAGLAGIAYEASGALIANIEGVGRRADELGLFVVGLPAGTGDGGA; this is encoded by the coding sequence ATGAGCGCTTCACGACCTGAAAAATCTGCTCTCGGAATTGTTGCCGGAGGAGGCCAATTGCCGAGCATCGTTGCCGAGGCCGCTGTCGCTGAGGGACGCCCGGTTTTTATAGTGGGGATCAAGGGGTGGAGCGATGCGGCGATTACCGAATTCCCCCACGCGTGGGTCCGCTATGGCGCATTGGGCAAGACTATCGAATTGCTCAAGCAGGCGGGATGTCGCGACCTGGTCATGATCGGGCCTTTGGATCGGCCGACCCTTTTTAATTTTCGACCGGATATGACCGTCTTGCGGTCGTTGGTGCGGGTACTGGGTCTATTGAGGCGTGGGGACGATGGTCTGCTAAGCGGCACTGTTCGGTACTTTGAGGAGACCCATGGATTTCATATCCGGCCTGCTGAGGAGGTTGCTGCTGAGCTCGTTGCGCCCGCTGGATCATTGACGGTGATCAAACCTTCCTTAGCCGATGAAACAGACATTCAACTGGCTATTGAAGTCGTTCGAGAACGCGGCGCGAAAGACTTGGGGCAAGGGGCAGTCATCGCGGGTGGACAGATCCTGGATGTCGAAGACAATACGGGTACGGATGAAATGCTTAATCGTGTTGCGCGATTGCCGGGACGGCCTGGAAAATCCGGTGTTCTGGTAAAACTGCCCAAACCAGGGCAGGAGAGGCGGATTGATCTTCCCACATTGGGGCTCACAACAGTTGAGAATGCAGCGGCGGCCGGGCTTGCGGGAATAGCCTATGAAGCGTCTGGCGCACTGATAGCCAATATTGAGGGTGTGGGAAGGCGCGCGGACGAACTGGGCTTGTTCGTTGTTGGGCTTCCCGCTGGTACCGGAGATGGCGGCGCATGA
- the lpxB gene encoding lipid-A-disaccharide synthase — MTEHHVMLVVGETSGDTLGAALMTSLREVLGDKVCFSGVGGPRMEAKGLSSIFPMTDIAVMGPREVIPRLPLILRRMSETTRHAVETQPDLVVIIDSPDFTHTVAKRIHKRAPEIPIANYVSPSVWAWRRGRAKAMATYLRKVLALLPFEPAFFRAEARLDCEYVGHPAIEKIASSEEGSAFREQKGIAPDVPVLLVLPGSRTNEVKRLIGLMGETAAQVAAHHNGLRIVIPVVPHVQGLVVEAVKDWPVEPVLAFGDGEKRGAFAAATAAIAASGTVSLELGLAGIPMVVAYKIDPIAAWSVSRFLKVPTVVLVNLILDRPAVKEFLQHNCKSEDLSTALVPLIGDTKERRQALLDLAEMRELMGVGGPSPSTRAANVVLEMLGEKPAA, encoded by the coding sequence ATGACAGAACATCACGTTATGCTTGTGGTCGGTGAGACGTCGGGCGATACGCTAGGCGCCGCATTAATGACATCTCTCCGAGAGGTCCTGGGTGACAAAGTGTGCTTCTCAGGCGTGGGCGGCCCGCGCATGGAAGCAAAAGGTTTGTCGTCGATCTTCCCCATGACAGATATTGCCGTCATGGGACCTCGGGAAGTTATTCCGCGCTTGCCCCTGATTTTGCGCCGTATGTCAGAGACGACGCGTCATGCCGTTGAGACACAGCCGGACTTGGTGGTGATCATCGACAGTCCCGACTTCACCCACACAGTCGCCAAACGGATCCACAAAAGGGCGCCAGAGATACCAATCGCCAATTATGTTTCGCCGAGTGTCTGGGCTTGGCGGCGCGGTCGCGCGAAAGCCATGGCCACCTATTTGCGCAAAGTGCTCGCATTGCTCCCCTTTGAACCAGCGTTCTTTCGAGCAGAAGCAAGGCTGGATTGCGAGTATGTGGGGCACCCGGCAATTGAGAAGATCGCCTCCTCAGAGGAGGGCTCAGCCTTTCGCGAGCAGAAAGGCATCGCGCCTGACGTGCCGGTGCTGCTTGTATTGCCCGGAAGCCGGACCAACGAGGTGAAGCGTCTTATAGGTCTGATGGGCGAGACGGCGGCGCAAGTCGCGGCGCATCACAATGGCCTGCGTATTGTTATTCCTGTGGTGCCGCATGTTCAGGGTCTGGTTGTCGAAGCTGTGAAAGACTGGCCGGTCGAGCCTGTTTTGGCTTTTGGTGACGGAGAGAAACGGGGGGCGTTTGCAGCTGCGACTGCCGCGATTGCTGCGTCTGGCACCGTCTCTCTGGAGTTGGGGTTAGCCGGTATTCCAATGGTTGTGGCTTATAAAATTGACCCTATCGCTGCCTGGAGTGTTTCAAGGTTCCTCAAGGTTCCGACGGTTGTGCTGGTCAATTTGATTTTGGACCGACCGGCAGTGAAGGAATTTCTTCAGCACAACTGTAAGTCTGAGGACCTGAGTACTGCTCTAGTTCCGCTGATTGGCGATACCAAAGAGAGGAGGCAGGCGCTCCTTGATCTGGCAGAAATGCGTGAGCTAATGGGCGTCGGCGGCCCGAGCCCCAGCACCCGGGCTGCAAATGTTGTGCTGGAAATGTTAGGTGAAAAGCCTGCTGCATAA